A single region of the Halopiger xanaduensis SH-6 genome encodes:
- a CDS encoding PAS domain-containing sensor histidine kinase, which yields MESGPPSTPPTSDTDHESDSAGSSPRRIGALLAAADIAGFRATETGVITDVNDAFASLTGYGRSELEGASITDLVTDDDDILEGLVATDAESESEAETDAAALLESGAEPVSIPVSLRTKGESYISCDLHLEVFPGPDDEREFGGIVDRRPSATATVSEPDLTYGKTFQALAEALPDGIIVLDTNSDIQYANPAIERILGYTPDELVGSSKVNIIPPRLRQTHLDALQRYLETGERHLNWTYVELPGQHKAGHEVPLAVSLNDFTYDGDRYFVGLFRDISPRKAAEQALTEKVVQLESVNYLGRYALENPDVDDLLDKATRLIETALDVECCLVLETDPSPGDAPGLAVRASVGCSDALLENETTPALSSSEPALLAERTLADGEPIVVESFAADDRVERSSVLADTGIQSGMGVTIGPADDPWGVLAVYDDQEREFADHDVDFLESTATLLATGIERQQYERRLNETVADLEESNERLEQFAYAASHDLQEPLRMVSSYLQLVEDRYVDELDEDAEEFIEFAVDGAERMREMIDGLLAYSRIDSQGDPFEPVDLDDVLEDVLTDLQVKIEDTDAEITTESLPTVEGDDSQLRQLFQNLLSNALEYSGDEPPRVHVAVERNRRTWEISVEDEGIGIDPDETDRVFRVFQRLHSRDEYPGTGIGLALCRRIVERHGGRIWVDSEPGEGSTFAFTIPVDGPQNQA from the coding sequence ATGGAATCCGGGCCGCCTTCGACGCCGCCGACGAGTGACACGGACCACGAGAGCGACTCTGCGGGTTCGAGTCCGCGTCGGATTGGCGCGCTTCTCGCGGCGGCCGACATCGCCGGTTTCCGCGCGACGGAAACCGGTGTTATCACCGACGTCAACGACGCGTTCGCGTCGTTGACCGGTTACGGCCGATCGGAACTCGAAGGCGCGTCGATCACGGACCTCGTCACCGACGACGACGACATTCTCGAGGGCCTCGTCGCGACGGATGCGGAGAGCGAATCGGAAGCCGAGACCGACGCGGCAGCACTCCTCGAAAGTGGCGCGGAGCCGGTGTCGATCCCCGTCTCGCTGCGGACGAAAGGCGAGTCGTACATCTCCTGCGACCTCCACCTCGAGGTCTTCCCGGGTCCCGACGACGAGCGGGAGTTCGGCGGCATCGTCGACCGCCGGCCAAGCGCGACGGCGACCGTCTCGGAACCCGACCTCACCTACGGGAAGACGTTTCAGGCGCTGGCCGAGGCGCTGCCTGACGGAATTATCGTCCTCGACACGAACAGCGATATCCAGTACGCCAATCCGGCCATCGAGCGGATCCTCGGCTACACGCCCGACGAACTGGTCGGCTCGAGCAAGGTCAATATCATCCCACCTCGCCTTCGGCAAACCCACCTCGACGCGCTCCAGCGCTATCTCGAGACGGGCGAGCGACACTTGAACTGGACCTACGTCGAACTTCCCGGCCAGCACAAGGCGGGCCACGAGGTGCCCCTTGCCGTCTCGCTCAACGACTTCACGTACGACGGCGACCGCTACTTCGTCGGCCTCTTCCGAGATATTTCACCGCGCAAAGCCGCCGAGCAGGCGCTGACGGAGAAGGTCGTCCAACTCGAGTCGGTCAACTATCTCGGCCGCTACGCGCTCGAGAACCCGGACGTCGACGACCTGCTCGACAAGGCGACTCGGCTGATCGAAACGGCGCTCGACGTCGAGTGCTGTCTCGTGCTGGAGACCGACCCGTCGCCGGGCGACGCTCCGGGTCTCGCCGTCCGCGCGAGCGTCGGTTGCTCCGACGCGCTGCTCGAGAACGAGACGACGCCCGCGTTGTCCTCGTCGGAGCCGGCGCTGTTGGCGGAGCGAACGCTCGCCGACGGCGAGCCGATCGTGGTCGAATCTTTCGCGGCCGACGACAGGGTCGAACGGTCGTCAGTGCTGGCCGACACCGGCATTCAGAGTGGGATGGGCGTCACGATCGGTCCCGCGGACGATCCGTGGGGCGTACTGGCCGTCTACGACGATCAGGAGCGGGAGTTCGCCGACCACGACGTCGATTTCCTCGAGAGCACCGCGACGCTCCTCGCGACCGGAATCGAGCGCCAACAGTACGAACGCCGGCTCAACGAGACGGTCGCCGACCTCGAGGAGTCGAACGAACGGTTAGAGCAGTTCGCGTACGCCGCCTCCCACGACCTCCAGGAACCCCTGCGGATGGTCTCGAGCTACCTCCAGCTCGTCGAGGACCGGTACGTCGACGAGTTGGACGAGGACGCCGAGGAGTTCATCGAGTTCGCCGTCGACGGCGCCGAGCGGATGCGCGAGATGATCGACGGACTGCTCGCGTACTCGCGGATCGACTCGCAGGGCGATCCGTTCGAGCCCGTCGACCTCGACGACGTGCTCGAGGACGTGCTGACGGACCTACAGGTGAAGATCGAGGACACCGACGCGGAGATCACGACGGAGTCGCTGCCGACCGTCGAGGGCGACGACAGCCAGTTGCGGCAACTGTTCCAGAACCTGCTGTCGAACGCCCTCGAGTACAGCGGGGACGAGCCGCCGCGGGTCCACGTCGCCGTCGAGCGAAATCGCCGGACGTGGGAAATTTCCGTGGAAGACGAGGGGATCGGCATCGATCCGGACGAGACCGATCGCGTCTTCCGGGTGTTCCAGCGGCTCCACAGCCGCGACGAGTACCCAGGCACGGGGATCGGACTGGCGCTCTGTCGGCGCATCGTCGAGCGCCACGGCGGTCGCATCTGGGTCGACTCCGAGCCCGGCGAGGGGTCGACGTTCGCGTTCACGATCCCCGTCGACGGACCGCAGAATCAGGCGTAA
- a CDS encoding thioredoxin family protein, giving the protein MSDATPKPTQLADGAELESFVDRYDVALVEFYTVGCPKCQAMEPVLGNVARSTAVPIGMLNPGDDLGLVDRFDIESVPSLLLFRDGEPVARLADGFVGGDELVDFLAEHAPGAVDADA; this is encoded by the coding sequence ATGAGCGACGCCACGCCGAAACCGACGCAACTCGCGGACGGAGCCGAGCTAGAGTCGTTCGTCGACCGGTACGACGTAGCGCTCGTCGAGTTCTACACGGTCGGCTGTCCGAAGTGTCAGGCGATGGAGCCGGTGCTCGGAAACGTCGCCCGGTCGACCGCCGTTCCGATCGGGATGCTCAATCCCGGCGACGATCTCGGACTGGTCGACCGGTTCGATATCGAGTCCGTCCCGTCGCTGCTCCTCTTTCGAGACGGCGAACCCGTCGCCCGGCTCGCGGACGGCTTCGTGGGCGGTGACGAACTCGTCGACTTCCTCGCGGAGCACGCGCCCGGGGCCGTCGACGCAGACGCGTAG
- the glnA gene encoding type I glutamate--ammonia ligase, protein MTGDNLTAAEEEVLEKIEEEDVDFLRLQFTDILGTVKNVAVPARQAEKAFTEGIYFDGSSIEGFVRIQESDMRLVPDPDTFAVLPWRNDEESAAARMICDVYDTSTGEPFEGDPRRVLKNALERAEDMGYTVNFAPEPEFFLFEEDEDGNATTETGDHGGYFDVAPKDLASDVRRDIIYGLESMGFEIEASHHEVAKGQHEINFEYDDALSTADNVATFRMVVRAIAAQHDLHATFMPKPIPRINGSGMHTHQSLMTTDGENAFHDEDDEFNLSDTAHSYLAGILEHAPAITAVANPTVNSYKRLVPGYEAPVYVAWSDRNRSALVRKPAARVPAASRIELRSPDPSCNPYLAFAAMIHAGLDGIEQDLECPDPIRENIYEFDDEKREEYGIDTLPSNLGEAVEALENDEVIYNALGEHVAPKFVEAKSQEFEEYLVDVSQWEIDRYLEKY, encoded by the coding sequence ATGACAGGTGACAACCTGACCGCTGCGGAAGAAGAAGTACTGGAGAAAATCGAGGAGGAAGACGTCGACTTCCTCCGCCTGCAGTTTACCGACATTCTGGGCACGGTCAAGAACGTCGCCGTGCCGGCCCGGCAGGCCGAGAAGGCCTTCACCGAGGGGATCTACTTCGACGGCTCCTCGATCGAGGGCTTCGTCCGCATTCAGGAATCGGACATGCGCCTCGTCCCCGATCCGGACACGTTCGCGGTCCTCCCGTGGCGCAACGACGAGGAAAGCGCCGCGGCCCGGATGATCTGCGACGTCTACGACACCTCCACGGGCGAGCCCTTCGAGGGCGACCCGCGCCGCGTGCTGAAGAACGCCCTCGAGCGCGCCGAAGACATGGGCTACACCGTCAACTTCGCACCGGAACCGGAGTTCTTCCTCTTCGAGGAAGACGAAGACGGGAACGCCACGACCGAGACCGGCGACCACGGCGGCTACTTCGACGTCGCGCCCAAGGACCTCGCCAGCGACGTCCGCCGCGACATCATCTACGGCCTCGAGAGTATGGGCTTCGAGATCGAGGCGAGCCACCACGAGGTCGCGAAGGGGCAACACGAGATCAACTTCGAGTACGACGACGCGCTGTCGACGGCCGACAACGTCGCCACCTTCCGGATGGTCGTCCGCGCGATCGCCGCCCAGCACGATCTGCACGCCACCTTCATGCCGAAGCCGATCCCGCGCATCAACGGCTCCGGCATGCACACCCACCAGTCGCTGATGACGACGGACGGCGAGAACGCGTTCCACGACGAGGACGACGAGTTCAACCTCTCGGACACCGCCCACTCCTACCTCGCCGGCATCCTCGAGCACGCGCCGGCGATCACGGCGGTCGCGAACCCCACCGTGAACAGCTACAAGCGCCTGGTGCCGGGCTACGAGGCGCCGGTCTACGTCGCCTGGTCGGACCGCAACCGCTCGGCGCTGGTCCGCAAGCCGGCCGCCCGCGTCCCGGCCGCGAGCCGCATCGAACTGCGCTCGCCGGACCCGTCCTGTAACCCGTACCTCGCGTTCGCCGCCATGATCCACGCGGGGCTGGACGGCATCGAGCAGGACCTCGAGTGTCCCGACCCGATCCGCGAGAACATCTACGAGTTCGACGACGAGAAGCGAGAAGAGTACGGCATCGACACGCTGCCGTCGAACCTCGGCGAAGCCGTCGAAGCCCTCGAGAACGACGAAGTCATCTACAACGCGCTGGGCGAACACGTCGCGCCCAAGTTCGTCGAAGCGAAGAGCCAGGAGTTCGAGGAGTACCTCGTCGACGTCTCCCAGTGGGAGATCGATCGCTACCTCGAGAAGTACTAA
- a CDS encoding DEAD/DEAH box helicase: MTDGDVAAFTHLGSTVRGALSERGFSTPTAPQRLAIPPLAAGQNTLVIAPTGSGKTETAMLPVFDHLVADDGPPEGFGALYVTPLRALNRDMRERLEWWGEYLGLEVDVRHGDTTQYQRGKQAENPPDVLITTPETVQAMLTGERLREALQDVSHVVIDEVHELAASKRGAQLAIGLERLHDLAGEMQRIGLSATVGDPEDVGQFLTGGRPCEIREIDVGSNVDVAVRQPEITEEDKELSGTLMTDASTASHVRLIRDVVADHESTLIFVNTRQTAEALGSRFKELDLPIGVHHGSLSKEARIEVEDRFKTGELDGLLCTSSMELGIDVGRVDHVIQYKSPRQVTRLLQRIGRAGHRQDEVSSGTIVTTRPDDTFEALAIARRAREGEVEPAAIHEGSLDVVANQIPGIVQSRGDTRFREAYDTVTRAYPFRDLPEETLREICSELHRNRIVWFDEGEDRLETTGGTWQYVYANLSMIPDEETYEVHDIASGQQIGTLDERFVVNFAQPGEVFVQRGEMWRIAEIDDEEGKVKVSPIEDPAGEVPSWIGQEIPVPAAVAQEVGEIRAVAQPQLETGADAAAVGRELAHRYPADEYTLTEACDQLEKQIEAEAPMPTADRIVLERQGRTIVLNACFGHTANETLGRVLSALLGQRAGSSVGLETDPYRIELEVPSSIATSDVVEVLEDTDPDHVETIVELGLKNSDALAFRLAQVSAKFGALKRWQGQGSGRISNERLLAALEDTPMYEEAVREVFHEDLDIERASAVLAGIQSGELELVTQRGRTPVGQGGRSSSGKELLAPENADASVIETVRERLQNDRVILLCTHCKDWKVKTKVKRVSDQPECPECGSTRIASLNPWAEEVVQAVRAAEKDEEQERMTERAYRAASLVQSHGKRAVTAMAARGVGPHNAAQIINKLRENEDEFYRDILSKEREYARTQSFWD, encoded by the coding sequence ATGACTGACGGGGACGTCGCGGCCTTTACGCACCTCGGTTCGACGGTTCGCGGGGCGCTTTCCGAGCGCGGGTTTTCGACGCCGACGGCGCCCCAGCGGCTGGCGATTCCGCCGCTGGCCGCGGGGCAGAACACGCTCGTGATCGCGCCCACCGGGAGCGGCAAGACCGAGACGGCGATGCTCCCCGTGTTCGACCACCTCGTCGCCGACGACGGGCCACCCGAGGGGTTCGGCGCGCTCTACGTCACCCCGCTGCGGGCCTTGAACCGCGACATGCGCGAGCGCCTCGAGTGGTGGGGCGAGTACCTCGGCCTCGAGGTCGACGTCCGCCACGGCGACACGACCCAGTACCAGCGGGGGAAGCAGGCCGAGAACCCGCCGGACGTGCTGATCACGACCCCCGAGACGGTGCAGGCGATGCTCACCGGTGAGCGCCTGCGCGAGGCCCTGCAGGACGTCTCCCACGTCGTGATCGACGAGGTCCACGAACTCGCCGCCTCGAAGCGGGGCGCGCAGTTGGCGATCGGTCTCGAGCGACTGCACGACCTCGCGGGCGAGATGCAGCGGATCGGCCTGTCGGCGACCGTCGGCGACCCCGAGGACGTCGGCCAGTTCCTCACCGGGGGCCGCCCCTGCGAGATCCGCGAGATCGACGTCGGGAGCAACGTCGACGTGGCGGTCCGTCAGCCCGAGATCACCGAGGAGGACAAGGAACTGTCGGGGACGCTGATGACCGACGCCAGCACGGCCAGCCACGTCCGGCTGATCCGCGACGTCGTCGCCGACCACGAGTCGACGCTGATCTTCGTCAACACTCGCCAGACCGCCGAGGCGCTGGGATCGCGGTTCAAGGAACTGGACCTCCCGATCGGCGTCCACCACGGCTCGCTCTCGAAGGAGGCCCGGATCGAGGTCGAGGATCGGTTCAAGACGGGCGAACTGGACGGGCTGCTCTGTACGTCCTCGATGGAACTCGGGATCGACGTCGGCCGCGTCGACCACGTGATCCAGTACAAGAGCCCGCGGCAGGTCACGCGCCTGCTCCAGCGGATCGGCCGTGCCGGCCACCGTCAGGACGAGGTTTCGAGCGGCACCATCGTCACGACCCGGCCGGACGACACCTTCGAGGCGCTCGCGATCGCCCGCCGCGCCCGCGAGGGCGAGGTCGAACCGGCGGCGATCCACGAGGGCAGCTTGGACGTCGTCGCCAACCAGATCCCAGGGATCGTCCAGAGCCGCGGCGACACCCGCTTCCGGGAGGCCTACGACACCGTCACGCGCGCGTACCCGTTCCGTGACCTCCCCGAGGAGACGCTCCGCGAGATCTGCTCGGAACTGCACCGCAATCGGATCGTCTGGTTCGACGAGGGGGAGGATCGCCTCGAGACGACCGGCGGGACCTGGCAGTACGTCTACGCGAACCTCTCGATGATCCCCGACGAGGAGACCTACGAGGTCCACGACATCGCATCGGGCCAGCAGATCGGCACCCTGGACGAGCGGTTCGTCGTCAACTTCGCCCAGCCGGGCGAGGTGTTCGTCCAGCGCGGCGAGATGTGGCGGATCGCCGAGATCGACGACGAAGAGGGAAAGGTGAAGGTCAGCCCGATCGAGGACCCCGCCGGCGAAGTGCCCTCCTGGATCGGACAGGAGATTCCGGTCCCCGCAGCGGTCGCCCAGGAGGTCGGCGAGATCCGGGCCGTCGCACAGCCCCAACTCGAGACGGGTGCCGACGCGGCCGCCGTCGGCCGCGAACTCGCCCACCGGTATCCGGCCGACGAGTACACGCTCACCGAGGCCTGCGACCAACTCGAGAAACAGATCGAAGCCGAGGCGCCGATGCCGACGGCCGACCGGATCGTCCTCGAGCGACAGGGCCGGACGATCGTGCTCAACGCCTGCTTCGGCCACACGGCCAACGAAACGCTGGGCCGCGTGCTCTCGGCGCTGCTGGGCCAGCGGGCCGGTTCCTCCGTGGGACTGGAGACCGACCCCTACCGGATCGAACTCGAGGTCCCGAGTTCGATCGCGACCAGCGACGTCGTCGAGGTGCTCGAGGACACCGACCCGGATCACGTCGAGACGATCGTCGAGCTCGGGCTCAAGAACTCCGACGCCCTGGCGTTCCGGCTCGCGCAGGTCTCCGCGAAGTTCGGCGCGCTCAAGCGCTGGCAGGGCCAGGGCTCGGGCCGGATCTCCAACGAGCGCCTGCTCGCGGCGCTGGAGGACACGCCGATGTACGAGGAGGCGGTCCGCGAGGTGTTCCACGAGGATCTGGACATCGAGCGGGCGAGCGCGGTGCTCGCGGGGATCCAGTCGGGCGAGCTCGAGTTGGTCACCCAACGCGGCCGCACGCCGGTCGGACAAGGCGGGCGCTCGTCTTCGGGGAAGGAATTGCTCGCGCCGGAGAACGCCGACGCGAGCGTCATCGAGACGGTCAGGGAGCGCCTGCAGAACGACCGGGTCATCCTGCTGTGTACCCACTGCAAGGACTGGAAGGTCAAGACGAAGGTCAAGCGAGTCTCGGACCAGCCCGAGTGTCCCGAGTGCGGCTCGACTCGGATCGCGTCGCTGAACCCGTGGGCCGAGGAGGTCGTGCAGGCGGTCCGAGCGGCGGAGAAAGACGAGGAACAGGAGCGGATGACCGAGCGCGCCTACCGCGCCGCGAGCCTGGTCCAGAGTCACGGCAAGCGGGCCGTCACCGCGATGGCCGCCCGCGGCGTCGGGCCGCACAACGCCGCCCAGATCATCAACAAGCTCCGCGAGAACGAGGACGAGTTCTACCGGGACATCCTCTCGAAGGAGCGCGAGTACGCCCGGACCCAGTCGTTCTGGGACTGA
- a CDS encoding response regulator has translation MSPYRVLFVDDSDFLTEHVSRTLQSEHGFDVETVATAADARSTLADSASFDCVISSYELLEENGLELAASLHDEATVPDLPFVLFTGNPLEPLVDEALEAGVSAFVSKSDHATGEMNVFANRIRLAIEAHG, from the coding sequence ATGTCACCGTATCGCGTTCTCTTCGTCGACGACAGCGACTTTCTGACGGAACACGTCAGCCGGACGTTGCAGTCGGAGCACGGCTTCGACGTCGAGACCGTCGCGACGGCTGCGGACGCCCGGTCGACGCTCGCCGACTCGGCGTCGTTCGACTGCGTCATCTCCAGCTACGAACTGCTCGAGGAGAACGGGCTCGAGCTCGCGGCGTCGCTGCACGACGAGGCGACGGTCCCCGACCTGCCGTTCGTGCTCTTTACCGGGAACCCGCTCGAGCCGCTGGTCGACGAGGCGCTCGAGGCGGGCGTCTCGGCGTTCGTCAGCAAGAGCGACCACGCGACGGGCGAGATGAACGTCTTCGCGAATCGGATTCGGCTGGCGATCGAAGCGCACGGGTAA
- a CDS encoding response regulator → MSGRLTEPVEILLVEDNPGDVRLIQEAFKDLPTEVTLCVVTDGDDALTLLQDRQAETAPLPDLVLLDLNLPRMGGLEFLEAIQDEPAFARLPVLVLTSSEAYEDVLESYELAANAYLTKPTDPDEFSSMVETIAEFWFQRAALPPMA, encoded by the coding sequence ATGAGCGGTCGGCTAACCGAACCCGTCGAAATTCTGTTGGTCGAGGACAATCCCGGCGACGTCCGGCTCATTCAGGAAGCGTTCAAGGACCTCCCGACCGAGGTCACGCTGTGCGTCGTTACCGACGGGGACGACGCGCTAACCCTGCTCCAGGACCGACAGGCCGAGACGGCACCCCTCCCCGATCTCGTCCTGCTCGATCTCAACCTGCCGCGAATGGGCGGACTCGAGTTCCTCGAGGCGATCCAGGACGAGCCCGCGTTTGCTCGGCTCCCGGTCCTCGTGTTGACGAGTTCAGAGGCCTACGAGGACGTCCTCGAGAGCTACGAGCTCGCCGCAAACGCCTACCTCACCAAACCGACCGATCCCGACGAGTTTTCCTCGATGGTCGAGACGATCGCGGAGTTCTGGTTCCAGCGCGCTGCGCTGCCGCCGATGGCGTAG
- a CDS encoding helix-turn-helix domain-containing protein: MQTQEHRSAETARIGPVPESIESTQAKLVYVYLAATGSATIDELRETLALKKITLLSVLRSLIRVGIVEKDGSNYVVTA, encoded by the coding sequence ATGCAGACACAGGAGCACCGCTCCGCGGAAACAGCACGGATCGGACCCGTTCCCGAGAGTATCGAGTCCACGCAGGCGAAACTCGTGTACGTCTACCTCGCGGCGACGGGGAGCGCGACGATCGACGAACTTCGGGAGACGCTGGCGCTGAAGAAGATCACGTTATTGAGCGTGCTACGGTCCCTGATACGGGTCGGTATAGTCGAGAAGGACGGCTCGAACTACGTCGTTACGGCGTGA
- a CDS encoding protein sorting system archaetidylserine decarboxylase: MKFAPGAWKYAILPLLAAPFALVISATAGILSLAAGAGVLAFFRDPDRTPPPTGVVAPADGRVSVLREEGDRVRLGIFMNVWHVHVVRAPFAGRVADVEHVSGANRPAFSKESDRNERVHVRLETDSPNLPADSTDGETDPAPDPDDYADTPASDAEVTLIAGAFARRIHPYVEADDDVERGERIGHIAFGSRVDVLFPPSVDKSAIAVEPGDSTTAGETIVLEGGGFEAGDLEFDVTTETPDGAGEGIDADGGSDTESDDSASSPA; the protein is encoded by the coding sequence ATGAAGTTCGCTCCCGGGGCCTGGAAGTACGCCATCCTTCCGCTGCTCGCCGCGCCGTTCGCGCTCGTGATCAGCGCCACGGCAGGCATCCTCTCGCTCGCGGCCGGCGCCGGCGTCCTCGCGTTTTTCCGCGATCCCGACCGCACGCCGCCGCCGACGGGCGTCGTCGCACCGGCCGACGGCCGCGTCTCCGTGCTCCGCGAGGAGGGCGACCGCGTCCGGCTCGGCATCTTCATGAACGTCTGGCACGTCCACGTCGTCCGCGCGCCGTTCGCCGGCCGCGTCGCCGACGTCGAACACGTCTCCGGCGCGAACCGGCCCGCCTTCTCCAAGGAGTCCGACCGGAACGAGCGGGTCCACGTCCGCCTCGAGACCGACTCGCCGAACCTGCCGGCCGACTCGACCGACGGCGAGACTGACCCTGCACCCGACCCGGACGACTACGCCGACACGCCCGCAAGCGACGCCGAAGTCACTCTCATCGCGGGCGCGTTCGCCCGGCGGATCCACCCCTACGTCGAGGCCGACGACGACGTAGAGCGCGGCGAACGCATCGGCCACATCGCCTTCGGTAGCCGCGTCGACGTTCTCTTTCCGCCGTCGGTAGACAAATCGGCCATCGCCGTCGAACCCGGCGACTCGACCACCGCAGGCGAGACGATCGTCCTCGAGGGCGGCGGATTCGAGGCCGGCGACCTCGAGTTCGACGTGACGACCGAGACGCCCGACGGCGCGGGCGAGGGGATCGACGCCGATGGTGGCTCTGACACCGAGTCCGACGATTCGGCCTCGAGCCCCGCCTAA
- a CDS encoding SDR family oxidoreductase yields the protein MATAKSFTVDFDDTVAVITGASGALGSAAVDRFRAAGATVCAVDVVAPDAEDSLLEPDSKTHFYEADLTDESDVSELVASIVDDRGRIDHLLNIAGTWTGGDPIEETDLEEFELLVDVNLKTAFLASKHALPHLQENEGSIVSVSARSSLEGGEGDGPYRITKAGIRILTETLAEENEGTVRANCVMPSVIDTPANREMMPDADHGAWVEPAEIADVMAFLCSDGAAVTSGAAVPVYGEA from the coding sequence ATGGCAACCGCCAAATCGTTCACCGTCGACTTCGACGACACCGTCGCCGTCATCACCGGCGCCAGCGGCGCGCTCGGGAGCGCCGCGGTCGACCGCTTCCGAGCTGCCGGCGCGACGGTCTGTGCCGTCGACGTCGTCGCCCCCGACGCGGAGGACAGCCTGCTCGAGCCCGACTCGAAGACCCACTTCTACGAGGCCGACCTCACCGACGAGTCCGACGTCTCCGAACTCGTCGCGTCGATCGTCGACGATCGCGGTCGGATCGACCACCTGCTGAACATCGCCGGCACCTGGACGGGCGGCGATCCGATCGAGGAGACCGACCTCGAGGAGTTCGAGTTGCTGGTCGACGTCAACCTGAAGACGGCGTTTCTCGCGTCGAAACACGCGTTGCCGCACCTGCAGGAAAACGAGGGGTCGATCGTCAGCGTCAGCGCCCGCTCCTCGCTCGAGGGCGGCGAAGGCGACGGGCCGTACCGCATCACGAAGGCGGGCATCCGGATTCTCACGGAGACGCTCGCCGAGGAGAACGAGGGGACCGTTCGCGCGAACTGCGTGATGCCGAGCGTGATCGACACGCCGGCGAATCGGGAAATGATGCCGGACGCGGATCACGGGGCCTGGGTCGAGCCGGCCGAGATCGCGGACGTGATGGCCTTCCTCTGTAGCGACGGGGCGGCGGTGACCAGCGGCGCCGCGGTGCCGGTCTACGGCGAGGCCTGA